The proteins below are encoded in one region of Nitrospira sp.:
- a CDS encoding pectin lyase, translating into MDFLKRYRVLKVVVAISLSLTSPTPSVALSTGVHFFVSPSGNDEYPGTDERPFRTIARAQAAVRPLTEDLTDVTVYLRAGVYAITESIRFDHRDSGLNGHQVIYRAFPGEEVVISGGQKASGWVLDDHGVYRAPAGGRRFRQLYVNGARAIRARHPNGPGFARLTRWEEETRRIVVPRDLIGPWARFGTAEMVILKQWTQNNLRIKSVDEQGLEAYVVPMEPDRSKAFIGHAFLRFESQSIYFENALEFLDEPGEWYLREATDEVFYRPRAGEDLADATVVVPLLEHLVEVRGSPADPIHDFAMIGLVFEYSGWTQPNQEGFVTSQADAIYAETTPMAGRVPAAVHVEHAERVRIEGNLFRRLGGTALTLHTGINEVQVIGNRIEDVSGSGIVLDGLLEARPLDPRLPCRRNLIANNLVERIGLDYRSSVGILVGYTSDSTIEHNEVHDAPYTGISVGWGWTDARTVLARNQIRFNHIYTVMTEMADGAGIYTLSHQPGTVIHGNYIHDIARSPWAGPAPIPGIYLDEGTSAITISDNVLERVPMGLFFHRASHNVVVNTPGTYEERWEAEDNVIQATPGYDAESIKTRAGLQPDYARLRRQP; encoded by the coding sequence ATGGATTTCTTGAAGCGATACCGCGTGCTTAAGGTCGTGGTGGCGATTTCTCTCTCCTTGACGTCCCCAACACCATCCGTGGCTCTCTCCACGGGAGTCCACTTTTTTGTTTCTCCTTCCGGAAATGACGAATATCCGGGAACGGACGAACGACCCTTTCGCACAATCGCTCGAGCCCAGGCTGCAGTGCGTCCCCTAACGGAGGATTTGACAGACGTTACGGTGTATCTCCGTGCGGGCGTGTATGCAATCACGGAATCCATTCGATTTGACCATCGGGATTCGGGACTAAACGGCCATCAGGTAATCTACAGGGCGTTTCCGGGCGAGGAGGTCGTGATCAGCGGCGGGCAGAAGGCGTCCGGGTGGGTTCTTGACGACCACGGTGTCTATCGTGCTCCCGCTGGGGGACGGCGATTTCGTCAACTCTATGTGAATGGCGCGCGCGCGATCCGTGCCCGCCATCCCAACGGTCCCGGGTTTGCACGGCTGACAAGATGGGAGGAGGAGACGCGACGGATTGTTGTGCCCCGAGATTTGATCGGACCGTGGGCACGATTCGGGACCGCCGAAATGGTCATCTTGAAACAATGGACGCAGAACAATCTGCGCATCAAGTCCGTCGACGAGCAGGGACTGGAAGCCTATGTCGTGCCGATGGAGCCGGATCGGTCCAAGGCGTTCATCGGGCATGCATTTCTCCGCTTTGAATCTCAGAGCATCTATTTCGAGAATGCCCTCGAGTTTCTCGACGAGCCTGGAGAGTGGTATTTAAGGGAGGCGACGGACGAGGTATTCTATCGGCCCCGTGCTGGCGAGGACCTAGCCGATGCCACCGTTGTCGTGCCCCTGTTGGAACACTTGGTCGAAGTGCGTGGATCGCCTGCGGATCCGATTCACGATTTCGCCATGATTGGGCTTGTGTTTGAATATTCTGGATGGACACAACCCAATCAGGAGGGATTCGTGACGAGCCAGGCGGATGCAATCTATGCGGAGACGACGCCCATGGCTGGACGCGTTCCCGCAGCGGTACATGTCGAACACGCGGAACGTGTGAGGATCGAAGGGAATCTGTTTCGTCGGTTAGGTGGAACGGCGCTGACGCTCCACACTGGCATCAACGAGGTTCAGGTCATTGGTAACCGAATCGAAGACGTATCTGGCAGTGGGATTGTCCTCGACGGATTGTTGGAGGCGCGTCCGCTCGACCCGCGGCTCCCGTGTCGCCGCAATCTCATTGCCAACAATCTGGTCGAACGAATTGGCCTGGACTATCGGTCGAGCGTGGGAATCCTGGTGGGCTATACGTCCGACTCGACGATCGAACATAATGAAGTCCATGATGCGCCATACACCGGAATCAGTGTCGGCTGGGGGTGGACCGATGCGCGTACCGTGCTCGCCAGGAATCAAATACGTTTCAACCATATCTATACGGTCATGACCGAGATGGCGGACGGGGCAGGCATCTATACGCTCTCGCACCAGCCCGGTACCGTGATCCATGGCAACTACATCCACGACATCGCTCGGTCTCCCTGGGCGGGCCCTGCTCCTATCCCGGGCATTTACCTTGATGAAGGAACAAGCGCGATCACCATTTCGGACAATGTGTTGGAGCGTGTCCCAATGGGCCTGTTCTTTCATCGTGCGTCGCACAATGTCGTGGTGAATACTCCCGGTACCTACGAGGAGCGATGGGAGGCCGAAGACAATGTGATCCAAGCAACCCCCGGCTATGATGCTGAGAGTATCAAGACTCGTGCCGGTTTGCAGCCCGACTACGCGCGACTCCGCCGGCAGCCATAA
- a CDS encoding group 1 truncated hemoglobin — protein MIIFNRVILGLLGLSLLAACAETRMSDRPSLYKRLVGKDAITGVVDRFVSNVAVDDHINSYFRSTDIPQLKRHLVDQVCEAAGGPCIYTGRSMKATHAGMGVTDADFNALVQDLIAALDFYKVGQVEQDELLSVLGDMQSDIVER, from the coding sequence ATGATAATCTTCAACAGGGTGATCCTAGGGTTACTTGGATTATCGCTGCTCGCCGCATGTGCCGAAACGAGGATGTCCGACAGACCGTCTTTATACAAGCGTCTCGTCGGTAAGGACGCGATCACGGGGGTGGTCGATAGATTTGTATCCAATGTCGCGGTTGACGATCACATCAACAGCTACTTTAGGAGTACCGATATCCCTCAACTGAAGCGACACCTGGTGGATCAGGTGTGTGAGGCGGCGGGAGGGCCCTGTATCTATACGGGGCGGAGCATGAAAGCGACGCATGCAGGGATGGGGGTGACCGATGCGGATTTCAACGCATTGGTCCAAGACCTGATAGCTGCGCTGGACTTCTACAAGGTCGGGCAGGTGGAGCAGGACGAGCTGTTGAGCGTCTTGGGTGACATGCAGAGTGACATTGTCGAACGATAG